A segment of the Bacteroidales bacterium genome:
AACTTTTCTTTTTGTTTTTCTTAACAATTTAAGAAAATATACGTAGTATCTGTTTTTAACCTTGAATTAATGAACCTTCAGGGAATATCGGGTAATTTTTGAAGAGGATATAAACAACAAAATTCTAATAATAATGTTTTTAATTTATGAACAGCAAAACAATAAGCTATGAGTGAGATTCGGTTGATTGTTTTTGATCTTACAGGTACAACAGTTGTAGATGACAAAGTGGTTGCCAGAAGCTTGCATCAGGCAGCCAGGGAATCCAACCTGGATGTCAGCATGGAGGAATTGCAGCAATATACAGGAACCAACAAGATGCACCTTTATCAGTTCATGCTGGCCAGAAAGCATGAAAAGCAATTGTCGCTAAGTGATTTTGAAGGATATGATTTCAGCGAAAAGCATGAGGAAGCCAGGAAAATCTTCAGCCGCTATTCGGAACTTGTGATCAACCATTACCGGAAGCATGCCAGGGCCATCCCGGGTGCTGAAGAAACCTTCAGGTGGTGCCACGAGCATGGCATCAAAGTTGCTACCGTAACGGGATTTCACCGGGATATTAACAATGCCATCATAGAAGGCCTGAAATGGAAAGAAAGAAATCTGATTGATCTTGCCGTAGATGTGGAAACCACCAATGGGGCCGGGCCGCCTGCCCCATTCAGGATCTTTTACGCCATGGAAAAGCTGGACATACAAAGTGAACAGGAAGTTGTCAATGTTGGCGACACGCCTGCTGACCTGCTCGCCGGTTTCCATGCAGATGTCAGAGGAAACATCGGCGTGCTGACCGGCTCCAATTTGAAGAAAACCCTCCGCCAGTACAACCCCACCAACATCATTCGCAGCGTAAGAGATCTGCCCAGTCTCCTGGAAAAAGAATTCACCACAACGAATCCTACCTTCCCGGAGTGAGAAGAACGAGGGCACGATAGCACGACGGCGCGACGGCAAGATGGCACGAAAGAA
Coding sequences within it:
- a CDS encoding HAD hydrolase-like protein, whose protein sequence is MSEIRLIVFDLTGTTVVDDKVVARSLHQAARESNLDVSMEELQQYTGTNKMHLYQFMLARKHEKQLSLSDFEGYDFSEKHEEARKIFSRYSELVINHYRKHARAIPGAEETFRWCHEHGIKVATVTGFHRDINNAIIEGLKWKERNLIDLAVDVETTNGAGPPAPFRIFYAMEKLDIQSEQEVVNVGDTPADLLAGFHADVRGNIGVLTGSNLKKTLRQYNPTNIIRSVRDLPSLLEKEFTTTNPTFPE